The segment GCCCGCTCAAGAACCTTCTATTCAGCCCCGAAGAGCGCCTGAGCATGATCCGCCAGGCACTCTGCGACATGCCCAACGTTGAATTGGACACATACGGGGGACTTACGGTAGAATACCTTCGCCGAAGGGGGGCGCAGGTCATCGTCCGGGGGCTACGGGTAACCTATGACTTTGAGTTGGAGTACCAGATGGCCCTCACGAACAAGAAACTGGCCCCCGAGATAGAGACCGTGTGCCTGGTAACGAGCCTGGAGCACGCTTTTTTGAGTTCCAGCATCGTCAAGGAGGTCGCCATAGCCGGCGGGTGCATAGAACAGATGGTCCCCCCCCATGTGGCCACCGCGCTAATAGAGCGCCTCAAGACGCTCGGGGCCGACGGCAGCGGGAAGATCCCGCTCGTCTCCCTGCGCGACTGACCACGAATCAGGCAGCGGGCCAGCCACGTCCGCACAGAACGGAGGAGCACCATGGACATCTTGCATCTGATTGACCAACTGGAAGCCGCCATCAACAACGGGTGGCACATCCCCCTCACCTCCGACGTCATCGTGAACGAGGAAGAACTCCTGCGTATCGTGGACGAAATGCGCTCGCGTATCCCGCAGGAAGTGCAACAAGCCAAGCGGCTCCTCCAGGAGAAGGATCGCGTGCTCGCACAGGCGCGCGAGGAACGAGACCGCATCGTGGCGCTGGCCGGCGAAGAGGCGGCCCGCCTCACCGAAGAGAGCGAGATTACCAAGGCAGCCACGGTCCGCGCCCAGACGATTCTGGAGCGCGCCAAGCGAGACGCCGACAACATCCGCAAAGGTGCCGACGACTACGTCGTGGAAGTCCTCGGCAACCTGCAACGCGAACTGGAGCAACTCCTGCGCACGGTAAACAATGGCATCGTCGCCATCCAGCAAGGCGTTACCCGCAGCAACGACGAAACAGAGAACCCCTCGGACGCGCAGCGGGGCTAACCACTGGCCCCGCCTTCTGATTGCGCGCCGCCAGTGCAAGCGCAACCGGCACGTGCCTGATTCCACGCACTAACCCCATGGAACGTAGCCCCGCCACGCACCAATTCGCGCATCTCGTGCCCTCTTCTGCCCGCCATGCATTGCGTGATATTGCGCATTACCGCCGCCATGTTGCGTGTTATCGCGCATACTGACGACTGAATATGCGCATTGTGCCCAAATTCACCGAAAATTCCTGCCAAAACCCCTTGACTTTTGGACAAAATCGTGCTATAATAAGAGTGAAAGATCCCGCGGTTCGGGGAATCGCGCAAATATCTGCGCGACATTGAGCATGAACGGTGCCGCTCAATGTGCGCGACGCGCAGAGCGCACCCAGAACCACGGGACGCTGCCGGGCACGGGACTGCTGGCTTCCCACCGCGATGGCGACTTGCCCATCGTACCATCAGCCCGCTCGGCAACACGAGCGAGGCAGTACCCAGTCGCGGCGATTGCATCATTCACAAGGAGGATCGCCATGACAAAAGAAGACAGGCAAGCCGCCATCCGCAAGGTGCTGGAGGAAGAACCGTTCGTTACCGTCGCGGAACTCGCAGCTCGGTTCAACACCTCCGAAAGCACCATCCGCCGCGACCTGGCCGAGATGGCGCAGCAAGGCGTCATCAAGCGCACGCACGGAGGAGCCCTGTCCCAGATCACCGCACCCGAGGAGTCCGTCCCAGAGGAAGAACGCAAACCGGAAATCGGCGCCGACCTGGCCAGAATCCAGGGGGAGGAACTGTCCCGAATGGCCATCGCCGCCAGCAGGCTGGTCAACGAAGGGGAAACCATCATCATTGATTCCGGCCCGGGCACGCTGCAACTCGCACGCCGAATCAAGGCCAGCCGCCGAAACCTGACGGTGCTCACCAACAACCTGGAAGTCGCGCTGGAACTCAGCGAGTCCTTCGGCGTCAGCGCCATCCTCACCGGCGGCCTGGTGCGGGGACTGCGAAGCGGGCTCGTGGGCTACGTAGCAGAACAAACTTTGAGGGGAATGCAGGTGGACAAACTGTTCTTGACCGCCCCCGGCATTGACCAGGAGCGCGGCCTCACCACATCCCAACTGGAGGAGATCACCGTGAAGCAGGCCATGATCCAGGCCGCCCGCGAGGTCATCCTCCTCGCCCAGCACAGCCTATTCGGCAGGGTGGCGCTCGTGTCCTTCGCCCCCCTCACCGTCGTGCACAAGGTCGTAACCGGCCGCGAGTTGCCCCCCGACATGATCTCGACCATCGCGCGCCTGGGGATAGAAACCATCCTGGCCTGACCTTTCAGGAGGGTGCACCATGTCGCTTTACCTTGAGCAAAGGCTTGAGAACCAACTGAAGATCACGCCCCAACTCATCATCGCCAACGAGGTGCTGGCGATGTCTTCGGCTGAATTAGAGCAAGCCGTGGCTCAAGAAGTGGAGCAGAACCCCGTGCTGGAAGTCATTGAGCACGAGCGGTGCCCCCTCTGCGGCAACCCCATCCGCGGCCAGCACTGCCCCTATTGCGCGGGCAGGAAGCCCCCGCGGGCCGACACCTGGGAGCCAGAGGGGTGGAACTACCAGGACTACCGAACGGCCGCCTGGGACGAAGAAGACGACGATCCCATATCGCGCGTGCCGAGCAGCTCCACGCTCGCCGAATACCTGACATGGCAGATACGCCCGGCCCTGGCCGCCGAGGATCATCCCATCGCGCAATTCCTCATTGACAGCCTGGACAGCCACGGGTACCTGACCATATCGGTCGGCGAGGTCGCGGCGCACCTCGGCGTAACCCCCGATCGCGTGCAGAAAG is part of the Chloroflexota bacterium genome and harbors:
- the coaD gene encoding pantetheine-phosphate adenylyltransferase; translated protein: MTTAVYPGTFDPVHYGHVDIAKRAAKIFDRLIVAVYDRPLKNLLFSPEERLSMIRQALCDMPNVELDTYGGLTVEYLRRRGAQVIVRGLRVTYDFELEYQMALTNKKLAPEIETVCLVTSLEHAFLSSSIVKEVAIAGGCIEQMVPPHVATALIERLKTLGADGSGKIPLVSLRD
- a CDS encoding ATPase, with translation MDILHLIDQLEAAINNGWHIPLTSDVIVNEEELLRIVDEMRSRIPQEVQQAKRLLQEKDRVLAQAREERDRIVALAGEEAARLTEESEITKAATVRAQTILERAKRDADNIRKGADDYVVEVLGNLQRELEQLLRTVNNGIVAIQQGVTRSNDETENPSDAQRG
- a CDS encoding DeoR/GlpR transcriptional regulator, which translates into the protein MTKEDRQAAIRKVLEEEPFVTVAELAARFNTSESTIRRDLAEMAQQGVIKRTHGGALSQITAPEESVPEEERKPEIGADLARIQGEELSRMAIAASRLVNEGETIIIDSGPGTLQLARRIKASRRNLTVLTNNLEVALELSESFGVSAILTGGLVRGLRSGLVGYVAEQTLRGMQVDKLFLTAPGIDQERGLTTSQLEEITVKQAMIQAAREVILLAQHSLFGRVALVSFAPLTVVHKVVTGRELPPDMISTIARLGIETILA